The following coding sequences lie in one Synechococcus sp. PCC 7336 genomic window:
- a CDS encoding RidA family protein: MSITRKAIIPKGMEILYEKYRYCPGIRVGNMLYISGQVGRDENLQVVEETEAQFVQAFENVKQVLLAADASFNDVVEMITYHVTGIGSGQSQVQLSSKLEQQPGTIPHLPLFMQVKDRYFTHQFPTWTGVGVTGLSTPGLIVEIKCTAILER; this comes from the coding sequence ATGAGCATTACCCGAAAAGCCATTATTCCGAAGGGAATGGAAATTTTATACGAAAAATATCGCTACTGCCCTGGCATTCGGGTTGGGAATATGTTGTATATCTCAGGGCAGGTGGGCCGCGATGAAAATTTACAAGTCGTCGAGGAAACGGAAGCTCAATTTGTGCAGGCTTTCGAGAACGTGAAACAGGTACTCTTAGCAGCAGACGCCTCTTTTAACGATGTGGTAGAGATGATTACCTACCACGTCACAGGGATAGGCTCCGGTCAGTCACAGGTTCAACTGTCTTCTAAGTTAGAGCAACAGCCAGGGACCATTCCCCACCTGCCGCTGTTTATGCAGGTCAAAGACCGTTACTTCACCCATCAGTTTCCCACTTGGACGGGCGTAGGTGTGACGGGCTTATCTACACCAGGGCTTATCGTAGAGATTAAGTGTACGGCAATCCTCGAAAGGTAG
- a CDS encoding sodium/glutamate symporter, which translates to MFNLLNAFFAFIMLGILVLLARYVKHNVRLFKTLYLPESIIAGVIALLLGPGVLGAIANSLGANADSYLAGGIFPEAMRTVWSQAPGIFINIVFAALFLGETIPNPKEVWRKTAPQVAFGQSLAWGQYTIGILLVVLVLSPLLGVDPIAGALIEIAFEGGHGTAAGMAGTFTQLGFPEGGDLALGLATVGIVSGIMFGVALAHWGRQKGYIQSELEEVSSGDAQFQETAEIEDQRILEGRARLMQNLLVDPLSLNFGFTGLAVVIGWLILRALTWIESIAWGRGGFELIAAVPLFPMALIGGIIVQLVMKYLDLDCLIVRRLQERIGGVALDVVVVTALASINLAVLGANLGIFLSLAIAGITWNILAFIYLAPRILPVYWFERGIGDMGQSMGVTATGILLIRMVDADNRTGAFESFAYKQLFFEPIVGGGLFTAAAPVLISQFGAVSVLMLTSGLLAFWLIFGLINCQRIKQQFKLV; encoded by the coding sequence ATGTTTAACCTCCTCAATGCTTTTTTTGCGTTTATTATGCTGGGAATTTTGGTCCTTTTGGCGAGATACGTCAAGCATAATGTTAGGTTATTTAAAACTCTCTATTTGCCCGAATCGATTATAGCCGGAGTGATTGCCCTGTTGTTAGGACCTGGAGTGTTGGGCGCGATCGCAAATTCTTTGGGGGCAAATGCAGATTCTTATCTTGCAGGGGGAATATTTCCCGAAGCCATGCGGACTGTCTGGTCGCAAGCTCCCGGTATCTTTATCAACATAGTCTTTGCTGCTTTATTTTTAGGAGAAACCATTCCCAATCCCAAAGAGGTTTGGCGTAAAACTGCACCTCAAGTGGCCTTTGGCCAAAGTCTTGCTTGGGGACAGTATACGATCGGAATTCTTCTGGTCGTGCTAGTTCTGTCTCCTCTATTGGGTGTCGATCCCATTGCAGGAGCATTGATCGAAATTGCTTTTGAAGGAGGGCACGGTACTGCGGCGGGAATGGCCGGAACCTTCACACAGTTGGGTTTTCCCGAAGGTGGAGATTTAGCCTTAGGCCTAGCTACTGTGGGTATTGTCTCTGGAATTATGTTTGGTGTGGCCTTGGCTCATTGGGGTCGTCAAAAAGGCTATATCCAAAGCGAGCTGGAGGAAGTCAGTAGTGGCGATGCTCAATTTCAAGAGACGGCAGAAATCGAAGACCAAAGAATACTTGAAGGAAGAGCTCGGTTGATGCAAAACCTATTGGTCGATCCACTTTCACTCAACTTTGGTTTTACGGGTTTGGCAGTAGTAATAGGTTGGTTAATCTTACGCGCACTTACTTGGATCGAGTCGATCGCTTGGGGTAGAGGCGGCTTTGAGTTAATTGCTGCAGTCCCTCTATTTCCAATGGCATTAATTGGCGGCATCATCGTCCAGCTGGTCATGAAATATCTCGATCTCGATTGCCTGATTGTCAGAAGACTGCAAGAAAGAATCGGTGGCGTGGCTCTTGATGTAGTGGTGGTCACAGCTTTAGCTTCAATTAACCTTGCTGTATTGGGAGCAAATCTTGGCATTTTTCTGAGTTTGGCGATCGCCGGCATCACCTGGAATATTTTAGCCTTTATTTATCTTGCTCCTCGCATTTTACCTGTTTATTGGTTCGAGCGAGGTATTGGCGATATGGGGCAGTCGATGGGGGTTACTGCGACGGGGATTTTATTAATCCGTATGGTAGATGCAGACAACCGAACCGGGGCCTTTGAAAGTTTTGCTTACAAACAACTTTTTTTCGAACCGATTGTCGGTGGGGGTTTATTTACAGCGGCTGCCCCTGTACTCATTAGTCAGTTTGGTGCCGTATCGGTTCTTATGCTGACCTCTGGATTACTGGCGTTCTGGCTAATATTCGGCCTAATTAATTGTCAGCGAATCAAACAACAATTCAAGCTAGTTTGA
- a CDS encoding alpha/beta fold hydrolase, whose amino-acid sequence MNQPIKRAFLDTDDGQILYRIGGEGEPLLLMHMNPRSSDEFRELMPIFAENRQVIAMDLMGFGDSDKPPRLYTIADYAKTAIALLDELGIQKASIMGNHTGAFVAGEMAAAYPDRLNKLILGNVAGFGEAGKARLMQLFERGFQIQADGSHLMKRWQARSRYVGSAELNHRWVLDDFKCFGYPLYAVWAVADYCLEAEARFRTIACPTLILWGLDDVEEFERLGLAKMENRHFVSRVIPHSRVVEFEKGTICMMNQMPEEISKVAIEFLNNSQ is encoded by the coding sequence ATGAACCAGCCTATCAAGCGGGCATTCTTAGATACTGACGACGGCCAGATTCTTTACCGAATCGGTGGAGAAGGCGAGCCACTTCTTTTAATGCACATGAATCCCCGCAGTAGCGATGAATTTCGCGAGTTGATGCCCATTTTTGCTGAAAACAGACAGGTGATTGCAATGGATCTCATGGGCTTTGGCGATTCTGACAAGCCTCCCAGACTGTATACGATCGCCGACTACGCCAAAACGGCGATCGCCTTATTGGACGAGCTAGGCATCCAGAAAGCAAGCATTATGGGCAACCATACCGGTGCATTTGTTGCTGGAGAGATGGCCGCCGCTTACCCCGATCGCCTCAATAAGCTGATCTTGGGCAACGTCGCAGGCTTCGGCGAAGCGGGTAAAGCAAGGCTAATGCAATTATTCGAGCGAGGCTTTCAAATTCAAGCAGACGGCTCCCACCTGATGAAACGATGGCAAGCCCGCTCTAGATACGTAGGTTCTGCCGAGTTAAATCATCGCTGGGTTTTAGATGACTTTAAATGCTTTGGCTATCCTTTGTACGCAGTTTGGGCTGTAGCCGATTATTGCCTGGAGGCGGAAGCGAGATTTCGCACGATCGCCTGTCCCACACTCATTCTGTGGGGACTAGATGACGTGGAGGAATTTGAACGACTGGGCTTAGCGAAAATGGAAAATCGCCATTTTGTCTCTCGGGTTATTCCTCACAGCAGAGTGGTTGAATTTGAAAAGGGGACAATTTGTATGATGAACCAGATGCCCGAAGAAATCTCGAAGGTGGCGATCGAGTTTCTGAATAATTCGCAATAG
- a CDS encoding DUF3598 family protein has product MSAIRAEMPVLVRHEGTWAGTYTIIDNDGNIIDKHKSQITCKFPEEDASSPYFQTNRYEWPDGKVQEYQFPGTYRDKSLWFDTERIHGRAWEADDSIVILWFSYKDIADVYVYEMIHINSGNARRARTWHWFRDGEIYQRTLIEEERIR; this is encoded by the coding sequence ATGTCTGCAATTCGAGCTGAAATGCCCGTCCTCGTTCGACATGAAGGGACCTGGGCTGGCACTTATACTATTATCGATAATGACGGAAATATCATCGACAAACACAAGTCGCAGATAACCTGCAAGTTTCCAGAGGAGGATGCTTCTTCTCCCTACTTTCAAACCAATCGGTATGAGTGGCCTGATGGAAAGGTGCAAGAGTATCAGTTTCCAGGCACTTACCGCGATAAAAGCCTCTGGTTTGACACAGAACGCATTCACGGACGTGCGTGGGAAGCAGATGATTCGATCGTTATCTTGTGGTTTAGTTACAAAGATATAGCGGACGTTTACGTCTATGAAATGATTCATATTAATTCCGGCAACGCTCGTCGCGCTCGTACTTGGCACTGGTTCAGGGATGGGGAAATTTATCAACGGACTTTGATTGAAGAAGAGCGGATACGATAA
- a CDS encoding aldehyde dehydrogenase family protein has protein sequence MAGPIGVRNPRTGMVDYWIEPPERDRLAERCDRLRTAQLDWQAGGLEQRIEALQRWKQSLLARKQKLVQALTADTGRRTESALELDSVISSIDRWCRLAPQLLAEPEPKSSAIPFIRLQQQSVPYALVGVISPWNFPLLLSAIDTIPALLAGCAVVVKPSEIAPRFIKPLSEAIAAVPQLRDVLAYVEGAGDTGAAAIDCVDLVCFTGSVATGRTVAEAATKRFIPAFLELGGKDPAIVLASANLELATSAILWGSTVNTGQSCLSLERIYAADAIFEPFVAMLVQKAKRLQLTYPSVDSGQIGPIIAEKQAATIAAHLDEAAAKGAVVHCGGAIEALGGGLWCRPTVLTQVERSMKVMAEETFGPIMPVMSFSTVEEGVALANDTNYGLSAAVFAGSDAEALEVARRIDAGGISINDAALTAFIYEGEKNAFKGSGLGGSRMGPAAIARFMRKKAFLVKTNSAPDPWWFDLPKATDDMSD, from the coding sequence ATGGCTGGCCCCATTGGCGTTCGCAATCCCCGCACGGGAATGGTTGACTACTGGATCGAGCCTCCAGAACGGGATCGGCTGGCCGAGCGATGCGATCGCCTGCGAACTGCTCAACTCGACTGGCAGGCGGGAGGGCTGGAACAACGCATCGAGGCACTGCAAAGATGGAAGCAGTCTTTGTTGGCCCGCAAGCAGAAACTAGTACAGGCATTGACTGCCGACACGGGCAGACGAACGGAATCCGCGCTCGAACTGGATTCGGTTATCTCCAGCATCGATCGCTGGTGTCGGCTAGCCCCCCAATTGCTGGCGGAACCAGAACCGAAGTCCAGCGCCATCCCCTTCATCCGATTGCAACAGCAGTCAGTTCCCTATGCTTTAGTCGGTGTTATCAGCCCCTGGAACTTTCCACTTTTGCTGTCTGCGATCGACACCATCCCGGCCCTGCTGGCTGGTTGTGCCGTCGTCGTGAAGCCGAGTGAAATTGCCCCCCGATTTATCAAACCGCTGTCAGAGGCGATCGCCGCTGTCCCCCAGCTTCGAGATGTCTTGGCTTATGTGGAGGGGGCAGGCGATACGGGGGCTGCTGCAATCGACTGCGTCGATCTAGTCTGCTTTACGGGCAGTGTGGCAACGGGCCGGACAGTAGCAGAGGCCGCAACCAAGCGCTTTATTCCAGCTTTTTTAGAACTGGGAGGCAAAGATCCGGCGATCGTGCTGGCCTCCGCCAATCTAGAGTTGGCCACCTCAGCCATCTTGTGGGGCTCGACGGTCAATACCGGTCAATCTTGTCTCTCCCTCGAACGCATTTACGCTGCCGATGCCATCTTCGAGCCCTTTGTCGCAATGCTGGTCCAAAAGGCAAAGCGCCTGCAGCTAACCTATCCATCCGTCGACAGTGGCCAAATCGGTCCCATCATTGCTGAAAAGCAGGCAGCGACGATTGCCGCACACCTCGATGAGGCTGCGGCAAAGGGGGCAGTGGTGCATTGTGGAGGGGCAATTGAAGCATTAGGTGGGGGGCTCTGGTGTCGCCCGACAGTTTTGACTCAGGTCGAGCGATCGATGAAGGTGATGGCAGAGGAAACGTTTGGTCCGATTATGCCGGTCATGTCATTCTCGACAGTTGAAGAAGGCGTGGCGCTAGCCAACGATACGAACTACGGCCTCAGCGCGGCTGTTTTTGCCGGATCGGACGCTGAAGCTCTAGAGGTAGCACGCCGTATCGATGCGGGTGGCATCAGTATCAACGATGCTGCGTTAACGGCATTCATCTACGAAGGAGAGAAAAATGCCTTCAAAGGGTCCGGCTTGGGGGGTTCGCGCATGGGACCGGCAGCGATCGCGCGATTTATGCGGAAGAAAGCCTTTTTGGTCAAAACAAACTCCGCACCCGATCCCTGGTGGTTCGATCTCCCAAAAGCCACGGACGATATGTCCGACTAG
- a CDS encoding nitrilase-related carbon-nitrogen hydrolase — protein MAIDSFKALALQVTCSAVNRARNRTEARSLMQQTLDRLESQIAASLAFIGPDCRLVVLPEYVLTGFPMGESVVAWAEKACLDMDDPLYDSLGQIAQKHNIFLAGNAYELDPNFPDLYFQSCFTIAPTGSLVLRYRRLNSMFAPTPHDVWERYLDCYGLDGAFPVAKTAIGNLAAVASDEILFPEVARCLALRGAEIFLHPTSEIYGKGRSPKDIAKIARAIENSAYVISANTAGIANTNIPSSSTDGGSQIVDYRGLVLAETGAGESMAAFADIDLAASRRFRRQLGLNNLLARQRPELYADCYRQARIYPPNTMLEGKVERSHFRQTQQETIERLDELGMI, from the coding sequence ATGGCGATTGATTCATTCAAAGCATTAGCGCTCCAAGTGACCTGCTCGGCCGTCAATCGGGCTCGAAATCGCACTGAAGCGCGATCGCTGATGCAACAGACTCTCGATCGCCTAGAGTCTCAAATTGCCGCCAGCCTTGCCTTTATTGGCCCCGACTGTCGCCTGGTAGTCTTGCCCGAATACGTACTGACGGGTTTCCCGATGGGAGAGTCAGTAGTCGCTTGGGCAGAAAAAGCCTGCTTAGACATGGACGATCCGCTCTACGACTCGCTGGGACAGATTGCCCAAAAGCACAATATCTTTTTAGCTGGAAATGCCTACGAACTCGATCCCAATTTTCCAGATCTGTACTTCCAGAGCTGCTTTACGATCGCCCCGACAGGCTCGCTCGTCCTGCGCTATCGACGGCTCAATTCCATGTTTGCTCCCACCCCACACGATGTCTGGGAGCGATATCTCGACTGTTACGGTCTCGACGGTGCTTTTCCGGTGGCTAAAACCGCCATCGGCAATCTTGCTGCCGTAGCCTCCGATGAGATTTTGTTCCCAGAAGTGGCGCGCTGCTTGGCCCTGCGGGGGGCGGAAATTTTTCTGCATCCCACGTCAGAAATTTACGGCAAGGGGCGATCGCCGAAAGACATCGCCAAAATCGCCCGCGCGATCGAAAATTCCGCCTATGTCATCTCCGCCAATACCGCAGGTATCGCTAACACCAATATCCCTAGTTCCTCAACGGACGGCGGCTCCCAAATCGTAGACTATCGAGGACTGGTTTTGGCCGAGACTGGTGCCGGAGAAAGTATGGCCGCCTTTGCAGACATCGATCTGGCAGCCTCGAGACGATTTCGCCGCCAACTGGGTTTAAATAATCTGCTGGCCCGACAGCGACCGGAGCTCTATGCCGATTGCTATCGCCAAGCGCGCATATATCCCCCCAACACCATGCTGGAGGGTAAAGTGGAACGATCGCACTTTAGGCAAACTCAGCAAGAAACCATCGAGCGTTTAGACGAGCTCGGGATGATTTGA
- a CDS encoding dihydroorotase family protein, translating to MSEATVLDKVIKNVRLVRPNHPTVEQLDLGIKDGKFACIERDICGDRAKDVFDAQNLLGFPGVIDSHMHVGIYQPLDKDAATESRAAAMGGVTTSLNYIRTGQYYLNKGGPYQDFFPEVLALSDGKFFVDYGYHIAPISGQHIDEMQWLFEEHGISSFKIFMFYGGYGLHGLSDKQNFFLMIEPEERYDFAHFEFIMRGLTKLRERYPEANDFISLSLHCEVAEILSAYTKIVEGDRNLSGLRAYSAARPPHSEGLAIFIASYLAHETNCANINLLHLSSRKALDAALMMDVAFPQINFKREVTVGHLLLDVDAPTGKWAKVNPPIRSRADVEYLWQAVSNGQIDWIVSDHACCSAEKKASLQDPDNIWLAKSGFGGTEYLLSGVFSEGSKRGLSYNRMAEMLCWNPAQRFGLLEKGDIAIGYDADFVLFDPNESFVVRAEESESQQGYSPFEGMELTGRVKSTFLRGNLIYDKGQVIGSPCGQYLKRPYGVSPKAMA from the coding sequence GTGTCTGAAGCCACAGTTCTGGACAAAGTTATCAAAAATGTGCGCCTGGTTCGCCCCAATCACCCGACTGTCGAACAGCTAGATTTGGGCATAAAGGATGGCAAATTTGCCTGCATCGAGCGGGATATTTGTGGCGATCGTGCAAAAGATGTGTTCGACGCTCAAAACCTGCTGGGTTTTCCTGGGGTGATTGACTCCCACATGCACGTCGGTATCTATCAACCTCTCGACAAAGATGCCGCGACCGAAAGTAGAGCAGCGGCGATGGGGGGGGTGACGACAAGCTTGAATTATATCCGTACCGGTCAGTATTACCTCAATAAAGGCGGACCTTATCAGGATTTCTTTCCCGAGGTACTGGCACTGTCAGACGGGAAGTTTTTTGTCGATTATGGCTACCATATTGCACCCATTAGTGGCCAGCATATTGACGAAATGCAGTGGCTTTTTGAAGAGCATGGCATCTCGTCGTTCAAAATTTTTATGTTCTACGGCGGCTACGGCCTGCACGGTCTCTCAGACAAGCAAAACTTTTTCCTCATGATTGAGCCAGAGGAACGCTACGATTTTGCTCATTTTGAATTTATTATGCGCGGCCTGACTAAACTGAGAGAACGTTACCCAGAAGCCAATGATTTCATCAGCCTCAGCCTTCACTGCGAAGTCGCTGAAATCTTGAGTGCTTATACCAAAATTGTCGAGGGCGATCGCAATCTCAGCGGTCTCAGAGCCTACAGTGCTGCCCGTCCGCCCCATTCAGAAGGGCTAGCCATATTTATCGCCTCCTACTTAGCTCACGAGACCAATTGTGCCAATATCAATCTGCTACACCTCAGTTCCCGTAAAGCATTAGATGCTGCTCTGATGATGGATGTGGCCTTTCCTCAGATCAATTTCAAGCGAGAAGTGACAGTCGGTCATTTGCTCTTAGATGTGGACGCCCCCACAGGCAAATGGGCTAAGGTCAACCCCCCCATTCGATCCCGAGCTGATGTGGAATATTTGTGGCAGGCAGTCTCGAACGGCCAAATTGATTGGATCGTCAGCGACCACGCCTGTTGCTCTGCTGAGAAGAAAGCAAGTCTGCAAGACCCCGACAATATCTGGCTGGCAAAATCTGGTTTTGGCGGTACGGAATACTTACTCTCTGGCGTGTTTAGCGAAGGTAGCAAGCGCGGCTTGTCCTACAATCGCATGGCCGAGATGTTGTGTTGGAATCCTGCCCAGCGATTTGGATTGTTGGAAAAAGGGGATATTGCCATTGGATACGATGCCGACTTCGTGCTTTTCGATCCGAACGAATCCTTTGTGGTTCGTGCCGAAGAGTCTGAGTCCCAGCAGGGCTATTCGCCGTTTGAGGGGATGGAATTGACTGGGCGAGTCAAGAGTACATTTTTGCGCGGCAATCTGATTTACGACAAAGGACAAGTCATCGGTTCGCCCTGCGGGCAGTATTTGAAACGCCCCTATGGGGTGTCCCCGAAAGCAATGGCATAA
- a CDS encoding aspartyl/asparaginyl beta-hydroxylase domain-containing protein, protein MGSYTEYRLDPEQFPFLKGFQAKWQTIRDEFTQFNQNASSEELAFAYNVLGPKSKTLKTKGKGKYSAFGILFQGIFIEEYIRVHHIHYPNYDSHHASERALELREKYFSKLSEAIATINSTDDDILRNVYFGTYYPGLDIKLHVNNHPHMNRGYLGLIVPKGDVAMKICHDELFWHEGEFMVLDHSYPHCPHNYTDRDRTVLIVDFFKPDMPREKAIAFETDLVKKRMQDNPYSLGVFGKSDKAEKADFIKYGLAHQLEWDKALQA, encoded by the coding sequence ATGGGAAGTTACACCGAATACCGTTTAGACCCAGAGCAATTTCCCTTTCTCAAGGGCTTCCAAGCAAAGTGGCAGACTATTAGGGATGAGTTTACACAATTCAACCAAAATGCCTCTAGTGAAGAGTTAGCATTCGCCTATAATGTACTGGGGCCGAAAAGTAAAACACTGAAGACTAAAGGAAAAGGCAAATATAGTGCTTTCGGAATATTGTTCCAAGGCATCTTTATTGAAGAATACATTAGGGTACATCACATACATTATCCTAATTACGATTCACATCATGCCTCAGAACGAGCACTGGAGTTAAGGGAGAAATATTTTTCAAAATTGTCGGAGGCGATCGCAACGATAAATTCCACTGACGATGACATCCTCAGGAATGTCTACTTTGGCACTTACTATCCGGGGCTAGATATCAAACTGCATGTGAACAATCACCCCCATATGAATCGCGGCTATCTAGGATTGATCGTGCCAAAGGGAGATGTCGCGATGAAGATCTGTCACGACGAGCTCTTTTGGCATGAAGGCGAGTTCATGGTTTTAGATCATAGCTATCCACACTGTCCGCATAATTATACCGATCGCGATAGAACTGTCTTAATCGTAGACTTCTTTAAACCCGATATGCCGAGAGAGAAAGCGATCGCATTTGAAACAGATCTAGTCAAAAAACGCATGCAGGATAATCCCTATAGCTTAGGAGTATTTGGCAAAAGCGACAAAGCTGAAAAAGCAGATTTCATCAAGTATGGTTTAGCCCATCAGTTAGAATGGGACAAAGCCCTACAAGCCTAA
- a CDS encoding DUF433 domain-containing protein — MPAETLSRYVTRNTEILSGEPIILGTRTSVRAIVGLWRLGIMPEEILNHLPHLSLAQVFDALSFYLDCQAEINEYIEQNRVPDELVHPSVRAALDAS, encoded by the coding sequence ATGCCTGCTGAAACTCTCTCGCGCTACGTTACTCGCAATACTGAGATTTTGAGCGGAGAGCCAATTATTCTGGGCACTCGTACATCTGTTCGTGCTATTGTTGGCTTGTGGCGGCTTGGCATTATGCCAGAAGAAATCTTAAACCATTTGCCTCACCTAAGTCTAGCGCAAGTGTTTGACGCCTTGAGCTTCTATCTAGATTGTCAGGCAGAGATTAATGAATACATTGAGCAAAATCGGGTACCCGACGAACTCGTGCATCCATCTGTGAGAGCCGCATTGGATGCCTCGTGA
- a CDS encoding DUF5615 family PIN-like protein gives MTTFAALYTDEDISALVATLLRSRGLDIMTVPEQATLGKTDREQLEFATSINRCILTHNRVDFERLHLQYVEEDKQHSGIIVVPQKRAYEVAKRVGILVNALTAEEIGNQLLYA, from the coding sequence GTGACAACTTTTGCGGCACTTTACACAGATGAGGATATCTCGGCTCTGGTTGCCACGTTGTTGAGATCGCGCGGTTTAGATATTATGACTGTTCCCGAACAAGCAACCCTTGGCAAAACAGATCGCGAGCAACTTGAGTTTGCTACGTCCATTAACCGGTGTATTTTAACCCATAACCGAGTTGATTTTGAGCGGTTGCACCTACAGTATGTGGAAGAAGATAAACAGCACTCTGGAATTATTGTTGTGCCTCAGAAAAGAGCCTATGAAGTTGCCAAACGGGTTGGCATTTTGGTGAATGCACTGACGGCTGAGGAGATCGGGAATCAATTGCTTTATGCCTAA
- a CDS encoding DUF1499 domain-containing protein: MSIYRERASTSHRTIATCLSLAIPPRNRHHKCSQTLSRVPLVRQLKPAFGIIALLLAFTFGFNPPAMAASPNNQATQQMIVKADPDRVFSVAQQAFTAWPRGEFVAADAETHVVKGLSRTKVFKFVDDITVAIAPTSDDPPQTQLSIQSVGRMGEYDFGGNQRNINEYVETLKSFL; this comes from the coding sequence ATGTCCATCTACCGCGAACGGGCAAGCACTTCGCATCGCACGATCGCCACCTGCCTCTCTCTAGCCATTCCACCCCGGAACCGCCATCATAAATGCAGTCAAACTTTATCGAGAGTTCCACTCGTGCGCCAACTCAAACCTGCTTTTGGCATCATTGCCCTCTTGCTCGCCTTCACCTTTGGATTCAACCCACCTGCTATGGCTGCCAGCCCCAACAACCAAGCTACCCAGCAAATGATTGTCAAGGCCGATCCCGATCGCGTCTTCTCCGTTGCACAACAAGCCTTTACCGCTTGGCCTCGCGGCGAGTTCGTCGCCGCAGATGCCGAAACCCATGTCGTGAAAGGATTATCTCGCACTAAAGTGTTCAAATTTGTCGATGACATCACCGTGGCGATCGCCCCCACCAGCGACGATCCCCCTCAAACCCAACTGTCGATCCAATCTGTCGGTCGCATGGGCGAATACGACTTTGGCGGCAATCAACGTAATATTAACGAATACGTCGAAACGCTGAAATCCTTTCTCTAA
- a CDS encoding DUF2993 domain-containing protein, producing the protein MGTNTGRWMAIAVAAALPASIVTTPALAQFISPILNPLVGAWLESEVDSVDNLSVSISGRDRDILGGTIERAEVSGDNLVRDGFHITTVQLDGRNIRLNTQAALRGESLRLIEPLPVAVQMRWSEADLNQSLQAPLIQSQLEAARVKLPFGDEQSVAFLIRDPQVTLQNGALQLDATLDMPGGDAVPISIATQLQAQNSNQLLLVNPVWLSGETAIPIEGLDRMLLDLGEDVSVTRLQLLAGELLYDGTVTIQP; encoded by the coding sequence ATGGGAACGAACACTGGACGCTGGATGGCGATCGCCGTTGCTGCCGCCTTACCGGCGAGCATCGTTACAACCCCTGCCCTAGCCCAATTCATCAGTCCCATCCTCAACCCTTTAGTGGGTGCTTGGCTCGAATCAGAAGTCGATAGCGTCGACAATCTCTCCGTCTCCATTAGCGGTCGCGATCGCGACATCCTCGGCGGCACCATCGAACGGGCTGAAGTCTCGGGAGACAACTTAGTCCGGGATGGTTTCCACATCACCACAGTTCAATTAGACGGACGCAACATTCGCCTCAACACCCAAGCTGCTCTACGCGGCGAATCTCTGCGCTTAATCGAACCCCTGCCGGTCGCCGTGCAAATGCGCTGGAGCGAAGCGGATCTCAACCAGTCTTTGCAGGCCCCATTGATTCAATCGCAGCTAGAAGCAGCTCGAGTCAAACTTCCCTTTGGCGACGAGCAATCGGTGGCTTTTCTCATCCGCGATCCGCAAGTCACGCTGCAAAATGGAGCGCTTCAGCTCGACGCCACCCTCGACATGCCTGGTGGCGACGCCGTACCGATCTCAATTGCGACTCAACTGCAAGCCCAAAACAGCAACCAACTGCTGCTAGTCAATCCCGTTTGGCTCAGTGGCGAAACTGCCATCCCGATTGAAGGGCTCGATCGCATGCTTCTCGACCTCGGCGAAGATGTCAGCGTGACTCGCCTTCAACTATTAGCGGGCGAACTACTGTATGACGGCACCGTCACCATTCAGCCTTGA